A window of Danaus plexippus chromosome 10, MEX_DaPlex, whole genome shotgun sequence genomic DNA:
TTCACTTGAAGCTAAGCGCTGCTGTATTATTCAAAAAGCACGTGAACTCGcagaaaacatttgtatttaaagaaTTGAAATAACTGATCCCTACAAtagaataaagtatataagttttttgacATCGTGAGTTTTTTGACGGACTATATTTAGCAATAGCCCTATAGAGAGCTTTCCCATCTCATCGAACAAAAAGATTGTCCTATAGACGGATGGGTTATCTTTAGGATATGTTTGTGTGATCTATTCCTTCGCCAGTTCTTTCGCCTTACCAACCTTGGGCCTCAAAGCTGCTTTTGCAGATCGCTAACAGCCTCACAGCTGGGAATCCTTCGGAGGTCTGAATTTTGATAACGCCCTGCAGGTCCTGCAGCAGGTTCTCTGCAGTTAAGCAATTTAAAGCAAGCGTGAAAACATATTACGGCTCTGAGACCTAGACTTCCAAATGACATTGCCGCATCTTACCCGTAAATTACCTCACTAAGGGATTGAGATAGTGCCAGTAATGAACGACGGATGCCTTTTGAGTCATCTCATCTTGCAGAATTTATTCTCCAGCGACGTAACTAACTAAACCCTTGCAATGGTCCGACCAGATTCAGTGTTCCTAAAGAGTCTCCACGTCACTCTCGACTCTCCACCAATCGCTCGATCTGACAGCGTTAGGAATGTGAACAAGACGACTACCAAAGAACATTCTTGAGTTCGGACCCATATTTGTGCGGTCCCTTTATTGAGCAAAGACAGCTTCGGGAGGAATGCCCAGGTCAGAAAAACCCTAGTTCTAGAATGCAATGCGCCATTCCCCTCGGACTACAGACTTTTCGCGTAGGTCGTcgaagaaaaaaacatttctcaaCGCCTGTCTACACTACCACGTACGGGCGTGTCTCCAGAAAATCTGAAGTGACTAGTTCCCAGCCCAACGGGTAATCTACGACCTTGGTGTCTCCTATatcaaaaaaacttataagtaGGAAGTCAGTTGACCACGGAGAAGCATTGCCATCATCGGGAGACAAACGGGTCACTGACTGGAGCTCAAAAGGGACTTGCGTACTCGTGCCCCTACTGTTTCAAGAGAGCTATAAGCAAGAAAGAAAGCTCAAATGGGGCGCGCTCGTTACAAGAGCCCGGAACAGGACCTCACCGCCCTCCATGAAGTCACCCAGCACTTTCTGAAGAAGGGGAGCACGGGTGTTATCGAAGGCCTCTTCGCATGCTCTCCCTAAAGAAGGGGCCttgaatcaaataaaaacctCTCCATGAGATCACGGTCCTCTCACGCTGGACTGATGGTATTGTATAACGAGAATCATCCTGTCTCTAAGTTATCTTGACTGATatgattatgatataaaatatgtatatttgctGCCTTATAAAATCAGttacaaagtttatttttggaataataccaatttttttctaatattaaaaggaTTTTATGAACTAACTCTATATTATGaagctatatttttattatttttattctatttaacttACAAATATGTAATCAATTGCACATCTAATTGAATATGAGCGCGCCCTTACTGGCCCGCATCGTCTTAATCGCGGTAGACAGGTCCGTGctaatgagaaaaataatgagTGCTGTAGGGGTCAACGATACTCAACACTTTAACGTACTCCGctcataatttcaatattaaatgtcgATGAAATGAATTTCGAAAGATTAAGTACATACCGTGATGctttaaactattttgtttcttgtttcttttttattcttcgaactaataagatattattattgctatataATATCCTAATGCTGTACAAAATAGCTTATATCACTctgaatgatatttaattcGTATCTATGAATCAgtgatataaagtaaaaataacttttcctTATTGTTTGTATCGTAAATCCTTTTGTCATTTAAACGcgaagattaaataaaaaatatttattttctaaatctatattaagttacataaataacaaaggctgagtttgttttgttttaaaaatgtttaagaattattaaagcccacattattattaataagaaaattaataattttaactcaaaatcaaaaattgtATCACTGAACTGACTTGCACCACACGAAGAgaatcatatttttcaaatgaagAATTTCTACACAATTCCAAAATCCATGGTAGTGGGAGCCTGTTCATATAACTGCGTTATAAAAATCTGAGctgatgaaaaaatatctgaaacagataataataatactcttCCATATTCTAAGCCAAATCCATTattagaaatacattttaacaagGAATGTTCTCagacaattattttactaataaacatagaaaactaaaaatgGAAGTATTTTCATGGCAACACTTTGTCatgaatatgtataattttaagttaaccaaaaaacaaatgaatcaatattcattaaaaaaatcagtcCTTTCATGTTTCTTCCCAATGCAACTCGATTCTTAAGTGGAGtacgtaaaatttttttcaacaatacATGTAttggtattattaaaaatatggagTACTGATTATTATCAATTGTAACGAAAGTTTCTCAgtgacgttttatttattatacgctttaattatttttgtgacgAGGTCAGTTGCTATTCACTGAAACTCACAGATTATTCCCGGCTTGATCACTTTTAACGATGTACTATTCATCAATGGACTTAtccgtgtttttttttttaaatccattcGCGAACGTCGACGAAATcacaatgatttatttaattgttatcttTGTTGAGTGGAGATTTAACTCatacgtatttttttcatgtgtaccacttaatttatatcatacaattCAAACAATGATAATATGACTACATAACTTGCAATCAAAGCGTACATACATTGAGTGTCTTATTCAtatgttctttttaaaattgtaggatattgttcaatattttaaaacaacaaagataatatctcaaatatttttaataaaaccatgCCAGTACGCTTGCGCCCTTATTTACCCTCATCATCTTAATCGCAGGAGACAGGTCGGTgttaatgagaaaaataatgagCACTGCGAGAGACGACGATAATCAACATTTTACTATAGTGGACTTCATAACTAAACttcaatgaatttttatttaaattcaatccaACCCTTTGAGAattgataataaatgaatgtatTCTTCAATCTTAAATTCCCTTTTACTTATTTCCTtagctaaataataatactgcaACAGCAAAACGTCATATGGAGCAATAAATTGGGACTACCTTCAGgatcaaaacaaataactacTTTAGCGTATTTCATAATACAGACAGCTCCATTCGGTTactaatagttatattaacctgcatttttttatttactaagaaACATTACCCATCGTTTCAAAAGgtgattgatattaaaattgtatatattcagctaggtattaaattatataattggaAAGTAAATAGCGAAAGTGTTCGTCTATCAACGTAAGATGGTAAGTCAATCTTTATGcagatatttagaatttattataagataggTCAGGTTAAGAGAGATTGtttaagtgtaaaataattttttgctttttagttCCTATGTtcgtttattgttttttcttatgttctctttattttttacgtaaaaataattttatttcttgccttttagtgtaattttttattagttacgTAGGATAGAGTAGCTGTTTCAAGATGGAGAGTTCCTTATGTGCATCTGGTGTGAGAAAAGTCAAgctcatttatataaaaagaattaatttccttgaaataattttttgtttccttaAATTTTCAGAGAATCCTATTATAAAACCTGCCTTGGTGATTATAAGGCCTTGGGGATGCAatctttctaataaaaatatatttttaaatcactgGAGGAGTCTTTGAGAGGTCGGAAAACATACATAAGAAAAGACTCTGACGTATTGAGAACCTTCTCGTGTTTTGAAGTCGGTTGCAAATATAACAACACGTGCAGGGTGCAGGGCTGAAAACTGTCACTCCAGAAATATCGCATTCCAGTTAAGCTATCACGCCTAACACGAATCAGTGGTTTGTTTAATTCatagtttatatttctattttaattgaagtattttgcattattttagTGATGAAACATGATTACTTCGTCTCTCGATTGAAAATACttcgaaaaagaaaatacCATATAAAAATGCTAAGAACATGCTAAGAATTTTCTACATTCCCAATACCCTAATGAAATTATGTTGcactatatttgtttttatcgtTAAAAACATGATTTTGTTCTCGAATACCCttaattaaaagtgaaaaaaaccAACACCTTAAAACTTTTCCACCCTAACCTAAAACACTCACGAatctagattttattttaacatttgtaGTGTATaacactttttaaatcattccattttatttaacaatattacgTTGCACTGTATAAgatcaatttcatttaataaaagcaagcttaagtttaaaataatgaaatattttttcagtttaaactatccttttatatttaaggtgcataattataatttgagaaaacCTGTCACGTGCGAGTCTGATTCAGTCTGCACAGGTCCCGTATTGTTTACAGTTTTCATTATGCTATATGGTATTTTTTACACACAAGAAAGAAAACGACATTCATTTGCATTATTCTATCAAAGAAATACATTAGGTGAAGAAAATTTCTTACGAAAAAAACACCTTTTATACGTATGTACTTATCAACCTTGACGTAACAAGATACTGCCTAGATACATAACATGGTACAGATATTTaactaatatgttatatagaattatgcgatgttaaaaacaaagtataaaaaaagaaaaataatttttattgaagcgTTTAAATGGCATAGACTTAACAGGTCAGTCAAATCGGATTGAATAATcttgaaacttatttttttaaggacaTAATAAGACTTTAActtttttctcataaagatGCTAATGTCAacgataatttaattgatttcttTGTTACCTCGCTCTAGTTTggtcaattataattaatgaacattaatcaatttaatttaccttGATAAATTCATTGAAATCATTATGATAAAAGGCGTAAACTATAGTTAGTTGTAACGTTCATAATTTGTCATATCAggtcatattaataaaacgtttcTGTATCTTTCCGAAAACTTGTAATGAATAGACAAAAACAACACACTAAGAAATCTTTTAGTTCACTAAAGTAAGGAACGTTCGTTTACatgaattcttatttatactatGTACTTAACTAATGAGCCGCCAAAGTACACTCCCAATAAATTGCTTCAAgccttgttttatattaagtaaaagcAGATCCtttcgttaaaataaatgagaacaTGATTACTCTACATATAAAGGGTTTATACTTTATACTTGTTCGCTTGCAGGCTTTTACAgttgtaaattaaaagcaGGTGacaggaaaaatatattattcagtaagaattcagaatataaaatgaaaaattttcgtaaggaaaaataacaaaaaacagtAAGGGACTTTTGTATGACATTTGATATCAGCGAGAATGCTCTTCacatgaagtttaaaaaacaaacattatgcGATATATTTTggagaatataattttttttttcaatatatttgaatatggatcgtataaaatatattaaacacaaatattagGTGCCTTCTCttcgaaataataaatttaaacaaaccgattttttcactttttctctttttaaaaaagaagcaATTAATACCTGAATTTATCTGTGATtttctgatttttttatgattttattatttaaatttataattatattaattataaaattaatgttaatttaaaattataataaaaatttcctaAGTCTTATtccttttacaaaaattttatatttttttatatcgataGATCCTTTTGTAGAATTccaatttaactttattaaatatatgttgttaaaaacttAACACTCATgagtttgataaaaaatatttaacaaataaaaatatattatttcttacaaaCTGTTACATTTCGAATacgactttaaataattacaactgTTTAagaatagatatattaaatttcgtaTACCGATACATTCCTAGCACTACGTAGTCGAAGCACTCATTGTGACAAGAGAGAACAATGTAAGCTTAgaacattcattttaattaagaacacAGTTATTACATCTAAGAACTCTGTAATGTTGGAttgaagataaattaatttaggttCTGGTTATCATATCTCATTGTAGTAACAGAATTACGGGAAGAACACATTTcacgtaatatatttagaccaaccatatttgttttgtaatcgTTTAAGAAGAttccttatataatttcaaaaaaagacAGAAAAAGATCACTTCTGTGATAacatttctaaaaaatatattagaagaaaattaatttttccctgtttaagaaaataaaataaaaaagaaagtatCCTTCAAACTATCAAACTGAATTTATATCTGTTTGAATATCCAAAACATCCTTTTATCCGTCAATCGGTCCGAAAATACTGACTTCAATGTGCAAAGCTATGAATAACTCAGATTACACATGAGTGAGCACATTCATGACTGTCGCTGCCATGAAAACCCGAATGTTGCCATTTCATACGctatttgtttttaaggaAGAACAGTTGAaatggtaattaaaataaaaaaaaaagtaacaaattatatttaaactatagcttttttatttcatgattaaaaataagattttcaaataaattaatgatataaaagatGCAATATTATGttgaagtaatattaatttttatatattttcctgtATCAACGTGTTTAtgggattaattaattatgtttataaattaatatgaataaaaatattctgcatattttatatgcttggtcttaaattaatataagtttcttcGTGACTTTCTTAAAGATCTTCAGAGCGGATCAGATCACGGTAAATTAAGTGGAAGTACGTTTTAAATTAGACAatctttttgatatatatctATGCCTTCCTGAACAGTGGTCGACAATAATTCACATTTATTGGAACGATAAGGTATCGGACAAAGAACGATTTTggttatatatcaaaatagatTTTACAATCGTTGAAAACGTTATTATAATAGCAGATTTAATGATTTggatgataattaatttatgatccCACATTAATTGAAGGAAGTGgctttttcatttaaagtttacattttaaataaataactatggTCCAATTAAAcctattttaacttatatgtaatcatattaaaccgagttataaattaaaacataaatcatcATATCCAAGTATAGTAGTATTTTCGAATGTAATGAGTTTAAATTGCAATGTATCTTTCTAAATTGGACGGCTTAAAAGTTGGATGAAGTTTAAAAATCCAAACTATAAGCACACTGGTACTaactataaattgaatttttgttcTCACAGCACTCGATTTAAcactttattcttaaataaaacaagattttaaagttatcCGTCTAGGTGTTTACTTTGGAAACATCATATAAAAAGGCAATAAATCCGTTAATTTGTCACCAGCTGGCGCTAATTCGTATAAATGGTCCAACAGCACGCTAAATTAAACTCTCAGAATAATGAAGTGGTCGCATTCGTCTTCATTTGAGAATCTAACTCGCTTTATTAGATACATATTAAGTCGTCCACGAAGTTTTGGGTTCATCGGATAGCTCGAGTTTGCAGTGAGATTGTTTGGCAGTTTTGGGTTGGATACGCTTTATTAACTGAGGTTGACAGTTTCCATCCCTTGTAGAGTTTTTTCGTTATCATATATCACGAGGCTCAGCCCGCTTCATAAATCAGAAACTTTAATTGCTTTTGTTAGGTATTAAACATAGTGAAAACATTGTTTAGctctacattattaattaatataacagtgatgttcattatttattgatatataaaaattatagatacAAACATATTGTAATTAGTAACCAGCCGCATTTCCATTGCTTCGTGGATCGTAGGCGCCCTCTAATAGCCCGTCTGTGTGTCTAACTAATGCCCCAGCTTGACCAACGACTTCACTGTACGGAGGTAACATAGAAATCTGATGTCCcttgctttttaaataatctatggTTACGTTGCTGAAcctattttctaattttaaattattatcatctcTCCCCGTCGCAGGACCAAACAACCACCTTGGTGCAGAGACGgatttttgtaaattcatCTTTTGTATAACATATCTATGGAAAATAGCTGCTTGGGTCTGTGGTTGACCATCACCTCCTCTTGTCCCATAAACCATAATTCGGCCGTCTTTTAATATAGCAGCGGCTGGGTTCAAAGTATGAAATGGTTTCTTTCCTGGCATCAAACTACGTATAtgacctttttttaaattaaaagagacGCCGCGGTTATGCCATAAAATTCCCGTTTCTGGTAAAAGAACACCACTGccaaaattatgataaatgcTCTGAATGAATGAAACTGAAAATCCTTTACTATCCATTATACCCATCCAGATTGTATCACCAGGACCCTCACCCATTCCCTCACAAGACGCTTGACtagaattaattctatttgcCATATCAAGAATTGCTTGACTTTTTAATAGCGATTCCGGATCAACTTCCATATAACGTGGATCAGTTAAATATTGGTCTCGTAAAATAAATGCTTGTTTGGTAGCTTCGACTGTTGCATGAATAAATTGACCTTCATCATCACCTTTGATTTTCAGTTGATCTAAGATACCTAATATGGCTAAGGAAAGTACACCCTGAGTAGGCGGGGGAAGATTGAATATTTCTCCTTGTTCATGAGTTAATTTTAGAGGAACCCGTCTAATAGCCGTGTAATTTAGAAGGTCTGCTTCTACAATTGGTATGTCAAGGGATTTCATGTCTTTTACTATCAATTTTGCCAAATCGCCGTCATAGAAACTGTTTAAACCATTTAAGGCCAGCGATCTTAAAGTCTGggctaattttttttgataaaatttttgtcctTCTCTGGGAAAACTTCCATTAGGTAAGTAAGTTgacataaaatctttatttagattttcacTAAAGTTAAGGTCTAATAGACCTGAAAGATGCGATGATGATACAGGAAAACCTTCTTCAGCATAATAAATAGCATCCGCTAACAGTCTGGAACTAGAAAATCTCTGGTATCCACATTCggttacatattttagtgCCTCTTCCCAGCCCCCAACAGTTCCTGCAACTGTTATAGCTGACTTTGAACCTTTAAATggaattttttcataattcgaATAAGATTCTAAAGTTGCTAGACTACCAGCTGGGCCACAGGCTTCAATTGCTATAGTTTCTCCGCTAGGTGGTACAATGAGCCAAAATCCGTCCCCCCCGATACTATTCATATGAGGATAAACAACAGCAATGGTAGCCGCTGCTGCAACCATTGCTTCTATAGCCGTTCCGCCTTCCCTTAG
This region includes:
- the LOC116767091 gene encoding oxamate amidohydrolase proenzyme-like, producing MDTSTIASRGMVVTPNHLATQTALAILREGGTAIEAMVAAAATIAVVYPHMNSIGGDGFWLIVPPSGETIAIEACGPAGSLATLESYSNYEKIPFKGSKSAITVAGTVGGWEEALKYVTECGYQRFSSSRLLADAIYYAEEGFPVSSSHLSGLLDLNFSENLNKDFMSTYLPNGSFPREGQKFYQKKLAQTLRSLALNGLNSFYDGDLAKLIVKDMKSLDIPIVEADLLNYTAIRRVPLKLTHEQGEIFNLPPPTQGVLSLAILGILDQLKIKGDDEGQFIHATVEATKQAFILRDQYLTDPRYMEVDPESLLKSQAILDMANRINSSQASCEGMGEGPGDTIWMGIMDSKGFSVSFIQSIYHNFGSGVLLPETGILWHNRGVSFNLKKGHIRSLMPGKKPFHTLNPAAAILKDGRIMVYGTRGGDGQPQTQAAIFHRYVIQKMNLQKSVSAPRWLFGPATGRDDNNLKLENRFSNVTIDYLKSKGHQISMLPPYSEVVGQAGALVRHTDGLLEGAYDPRSNGNAAGY